The Palaemon carinicauda isolate YSFRI2023 chromosome 37, ASM3689809v2, whole genome shotgun sequence genome contains a region encoding:
- the LOC137629117 gene encoding uncharacterized protein — translation MRPRAYIVLLVCLGLSVATPPSSSAESTSSSPKKPLHPHPQDNSKVFMKRDFKGPEAGLPLDSYAAPVSDSYAAPHVDSYAAPPPQGDNGYYYYYHPVEEEGSYKYGGYEDDKGCFGGKALLAPLILIDIFVGILAAEAIGLIPKIELPPIQIPALPALPGFDLANLANLGLVKPELIGLDKPDLLGLDKPNIFGKSNKDENYTLTDYVPWGVIGKLTTVVSDAIETDECSARLVCETGKYAEGYDMMLGVMEVFAPLVYQNKIKIFKDSALKKSNCKVYRCGYVDGNEL, via the exons ATGAGACCGCGGGCTTATATCGTATTACTGGTGTGTCTGGGCCTCTCTGTGGCCACACCTCCTTCTTCGTCTGCAGAGTcaacttcttcttcacccaagaaacCCCTTCACCCCCACCCTCAGGATAACTCGAAGGTTTTCATGAAGAGAGACTTCAAAGGACCG GAAGCAGGACTTCCCTTAGACAGCTATGCCGCCCCCGTGTCAGACAGCTACGCCGCCCCTCACGTAGATAGCTACGCAGCTCCTCCACCCCAGGGTGATAAtggatactactattactaccatcCTGTCGAAGAGGAAGGCAGTTACAAATACGGAGGATATGAAGACGATAAGGGCTGTTTTGGCGGTAAA GCATTACTGGCTCCACTCATCTTGATCGACATCTTCGTAGGAATCCTAGCAGCCGAAGCCATCGGACTCATTCCAAAAATCGAGCTGCCTCCTATTCAGATTCCAGCCCTCCCGGCGCTACCTGGATTCGATTTAGCCAACCTGGCTAACTTGGGTTTAGTTAAACCCGAGCTCATCGGCTTAGATAAACCTGATTTATTGGGTCTTGATAAACCTAATATTTTCGGCAAGAGTAATAAAGATGAGAATTATACCTTGACGGATTATGTTCCTTGGGGAGTTATCGGCAAG CTGACAACTGTTGTGTCAGACGCAATTGAGACAGACGAATGCTCAGCCAGACTGGTCTGCGAGACGGGCAAATACGCCGAAGGATACGACATGATGCTTGG AGTGATGGAAGTCTTCGCGCCTTTAGTGTACCAAAATAAAATCAAGATTTTCAAGGACTCGGCTCTGAAGAAATCCAACTGCAAGGTTTACAGATGTGGTTACGTCGATGGAAATGAGCTTTGA